A region of Fibrobacter succinogenes subsp. succinogenes S85 DNA encodes the following proteins:
- a CDS encoding fibrobacter succinogenes major paralogous domain-containing protein, translated as MNYLSSALVITLVASSASLAAPKAKKNEIKDARDKQKYRTVVIDGRKWMADNLNYKMPGSTCYREDEDNCMVYGRLYTWDAAQKACPAGFHLPTNEEFESLWKAAGGDFNAGYLIKANYGWSGETNGNDTLKFSAMPAGNMFDDGTYGNENKFAFFWSSSTEGGEASVWYLSSKSMGFSYMMKPKNFGFSVRCVE; from the coding sequence ATGAATTATCTATCATCAGCTCTTGTCATTACGCTTGTTGCCTCTAGCGCATCTCTTGCCGCCCCCAAAGCAAAGAAAAACGAAATCAAGGACGCCCGCGATAAACAAAAATATCGCACCGTCGTTATTGATGGTCGCAAGTGGATGGCGGACAATTTAAACTACAAAATGCCCGGTAGTACTTGCTATAGGGAAGATGAAGATAATTGCATGGTCTACGGTCGCCTCTACACGTGGGATGCTGCGCAAAAGGCATGCCCTGCAGGTTTCCATTTGCCGACGAATGAAGAATTTGAAAGCCTTTGGAAAGCCGCTGGTGGTGATTTTAATGCCGGTTACTTAATCAAGGCGAATTACGGCTGGTCTGGCGAAACTAACGGCAACGATACGCTCAAATTCAGTGCGATGCCCGCTGGCAACATGTTCGATGATGGCACTTACGGCAATGAAAATAAGTTCGCGTTTTTCTGGAGCTCAAGCACCGAAGGGGGGGAAGCTTCGGTCTGGTACCTCTCCTCAAAATCCATGGGCTTCAGCTACATGATGAAACCCAAAAATTTCGGGTTCTCCGTGAGATGCGTTGAATAA
- a CDS encoding Crp/Fnr family transcriptional regulator: MVEPISQIVKKIPFWGNLSLEEKALVSQRAMIKHFNKDQIVSSNSSACLGIILILSGGIRVSLISDEGREVTLYRAHANEFCVSTASCVIHQLTFETIVTAEEDTSVLVIPSSVCAKLMDSNIHVRSFVFERETERYSQTIWAIQQMLFKRFDQRLANYLINSYESSDKPEVKKTQEEIARDVNSAREVVARMLKEFAAKGLVEIKRGAIVLRNIEGLKRLL; this comes from the coding sequence ATGGTTGAACCGATTAGTCAAATTGTCAAGAAAATTCCGTTTTGGGGAAATCTTTCGCTTGAAGAAAAAGCGTTAGTTTCGCAACGCGCGATGATCAAGCACTTTAATAAAGACCAGATTGTTAGCAGCAACAGTTCCGCTTGTCTTGGGATCATCCTCATTTTGAGCGGAGGCATCCGCGTGAGCCTCATCTCGGATGAAGGTCGCGAAGTCACGCTTTACCGTGCGCACGCGAACGAATTTTGCGTTTCAACCGCCTCTTGCGTGATCCACCAGTTGACATTCGAAACAATCGTCACCGCCGAAGAAGACACTTCCGTACTCGTCATCCCCTCCTCCGTTTGCGCCAAGCTCATGGACTCCAATATTCATGTGCGTTCATTCGTTTTTGAACGCGAGACGGAACGCTATTCGCAGACGATTTGGGCCATTCAGCAGATGCTATTCAAACGTTTCGACCAACGCCTTGCCAATTACTTGATTAATTCATACGAAAGTAGCGACAAGCCCGAAGTCAAAAAGACACAAGAAGAAATCGCGCGAGACGTGAATTCCGCCCGAGAAGTGGTCGCCCGCATGCTCAAGGAATTCGCCGCCAAAGGGCTTGTTGAAATCAAGCGCGGCGCAATCGTGCTCCGCAACATCGAGGGATTAAAAAGGCTGCTATAA
- a CDS encoding endo-1,4-beta-xylanase has translation MSLKKTFSGIALGAALLGAGISSAYAADETLRSLADKNGIYIGAILNSQWFGGGLPGNYEQIHKSQFNIVVAENEMKFDATEPQEGRFNYNNGDKMVRYAQQNGMRVRGHALAWHSQVPGWVNNYKNDKKKLLAVLKNHIEKVVGHWKGQVAEWDVVNEAISNNEPQWRTGSVWYQGIGPEFIDSAFVWAHAVDPDAELCYNDYNLEQGVNPKAKAGFLLEQVKRWVKNGIPIHCVGSQTHVEDTTTDKHFIGSPDSLRSLAKELAKLNVKLKITELDIGFKSGINVSKSDLERQGQTFRQYLDIILEEPNADTYLIWGVSDKWSWLGGLNRQKGLIYDDNLKPKPAFDSILVRLQTYEPPKDSVKQDSVAQDSIKKDSTAKDSTKKDSTDAIAKIASRTTMSAYVAGRTLFVTGLVSKTAAKVDLFDMQGRPVFSTKCENGMVDLKDIAEGLYVVQIRSGSNKIVQRVNVK, from the coding sequence ATGAGTTTGAAGAAAACTTTTTCAGGGATTGCACTTGGTGCAGCCCTTCTTGGCGCAGGTATATCAAGTGCCTACGCTGCTGACGAAACACTAAGATCCCTTGCAGATAAAAACGGAATCTACATCGGCGCGATTCTGAACTCGCAATGGTTCGGCGGAGGCCTTCCTGGCAATTACGAACAGATCCACAAATCCCAATTCAACATCGTCGTTGCCGAAAACGAGATGAAGTTCGACGCCACCGAACCGCAAGAAGGGAGATTCAATTACAACAATGGCGACAAGATGGTCCGTTACGCACAGCAAAACGGAATGCGCGTCCGCGGCCACGCCCTCGCCTGGCACAGCCAAGTTCCGGGCTGGGTAAACAACTACAAGAACGATAAAAAGAAATTGCTCGCCGTTCTCAAGAACCACATCGAAAAGGTTGTCGGCCACTGGAAAGGTCAAGTCGCTGAATGGGACGTGGTGAACGAAGCCATCAGCAACAACGAACCCCAATGGCGTACAGGTTCCGTGTGGTACCAGGGTATCGGTCCGGAATTCATCGATTCCGCCTTCGTATGGGCTCACGCTGTAGACCCGGATGCAGAACTCTGCTATAACGACTACAACCTCGAACAGGGCGTCAATCCGAAAGCCAAGGCAGGATTTTTGCTAGAACAGGTGAAGCGCTGGGTCAAAAACGGCATTCCTATCCATTGCGTGGGTTCCCAAACACACGTGGAAGACACCACCACCGACAAGCACTTTATCGGTTCACCGGATAGCCTCCGCTCCCTCGCCAAGGAACTTGCAAAACTCAATGTCAAGCTGAAAATCACCGAACTCGATATCGGATTCAAGAGCGGCATCAATGTCAGCAAGAGCGACCTTGAACGTCAGGGACAAACATTCCGTCAATACCTCGACATTATCCTCGAAGAACCGAATGCGGACACGTATCTGATTTGGGGTGTTTCTGATAAATGGAGCTGGCTTGGCGGCCTGAACAGACAGAAAGGCCTTATCTACGATGACAATCTGAAGCCGAAGCCTGCATTCGATAGCATCTTGGTGAGACTCCAAACTTACGAACCTCCCAAGGATTCCGTCAAGCAGGATTCCGTTGCACAAGACTCCATCAAGAAGGATTCGACAGCCAAGGATTCTACGAAAAAGGACTCTACAGACGCCATCGCAAAAATCGCCAGCAGAACGACGATGTCCGCATACGTTGCTGGCCGCACATTGTTCGTAACGGGATTGGTTTCTAAGACCGCCGCAAAGGTCGACTTGTTCGATATGCAAGGCCGCCCCGTGTTCAGCACCAAGTGTGAAAATGGAATGGTGGACTTGAAGGATATTGCCGAAGGGCTTTACGTGGTGCAGATACGCTCAGGCAGCAACAAGATAGTGCAACGCGTGAACGTGAAGTAA
- a CDS encoding TraB/GumN family protein, with product MNETNSQSEEIKEPVSGGKSDVYRIHTKDNREIVLVGTAHISQVSKDLVHETIEAESPDTVCVELDDGRLKSIQDPDRWKNTDLRDVIKKKQLATLIANLVLGSYQKRMGAQTGVKPGSELKEAVDVANSKNIPLVLADRDIKITLRRTWACTPWYRKFSLLGGLFASIFDKTEISEEELQKIKEKDALNSMMQEFGKTFPEVKQVLIDERDQFLASKIKNAPGNKIVAVIGAGHLRGIASIIEEDKELPSEESISVIPKGTAIWKIIGWTITLAIIASIVLVGYFAGIEKAGQLSLQWAMLTGGGAMLGTIIAGGHPVTILVALIMAPFTGLTPLIGVGFFTALTQVYMRPPRVQEMETLTDDIWQVKRWWKNRVTRVILCFLCPGIPAIIGKILAIFKIYQAF from the coding sequence ATGAATGAAACCAATTCTCAGTCTGAAGAAATCAAGGAACCTGTGTCGGGAGGAAAGTCCGACGTCTACCGTATCCATACCAAGGACAACAGGGAAATTGTCCTCGTAGGTACCGCCCATATTTCGCAAGTTTCCAAGGACCTGGTCCATGAGACCATCGAAGCCGAATCTCCGGACACGGTCTGCGTAGAACTCGACGACGGGCGCCTCAAGTCCATCCAGGACCCCGACCGTTGGAAAAATACAGACCTGAGAGATGTCATCAAGAAAAAGCAACTGGCAACCCTCATCGCAAACCTCGTTCTGGGCTCGTATCAAAAACGTATGGGCGCACAGACAGGCGTCAAGCCCGGTTCCGAACTGAAGGAGGCGGTTGACGTTGCCAATAGCAAAAATATTCCACTGGTTCTCGCCGACCGAGACATCAAGATAACGCTCCGACGCACTTGGGCCTGCACCCCGTGGTACCGCAAGTTCAGCCTCCTCGGAGGGCTTTTTGCAAGCATCTTCGACAAGACTGAAATCAGCGAAGAAGAACTGCAAAAAATCAAGGAAAAGGACGCCCTCAATTCCATGATGCAGGAATTCGGAAAGACGTTCCCCGAAGTGAAGCAGGTGCTTATCGACGAACGCGACCAGTTCCTCGCAAGCAAGATCAAGAACGCTCCAGGCAACAAGATTGTCGCCGTCATTGGCGCAGGTCACCTGCGCGGTATCGCAAGCATCATCGAAGAAGACAAGGAACTGCCAAGCGAAGAATCCATCTCTGTCATCCCGAAGGGAACGGCCATCTGGAAGATTATCGGCTGGACCATCACGCTCGCAATTATCGCAAGCATCGTGCTTGTCGGCTATTTTGCAGGAATCGAGAAGGCCGGACAGCTGAGTCTGCAGTGGGCCATGCTTACCGGCGGTGGCGCCATGCTCGGAACAATCATCGCAGGCGGCCATCCGGTCACCATACTTGTAGCGCTGATCATGGCTCCGTTCACTGGGCTTACACCGCTTATCGGAGTCGGGTTCTTTACGGCACTCACGCAGGTCTATATGCGACCGCCTCGCGTGCAAGAAATGGAAACGCTCACCGACGACATTTGGCAAGTCAAGCGCTGGTGGAAGAACCGCGTCACACGCGTTATCCTCTGTTTCTTATGCCCGGGCATTCCGGCAATCATCGGAAAGATTCTCGCGATCTTCAAGATTTATCAAGCGTTTTAG
- a CDS encoding endo-1,4-beta-xylanase — protein sequence MKKHRISKFILSAAFLGAGFMNAQAADETIRELAKERGRFIGTILNSEWFNDAIEPEFEEIHKTQFNVVVAENEMKFDATEPKEDEFNFEKGDKMVKYAQANGLRVRGHALAWHSQVANWVNDYKGQKEKLLAVLKNHITKVVGHWKGKIAEWDVVNEAVNDDYNADWRSTNSVWYEGIGAEFLDSAFVWAHEADPDAELCYNDYSIEWGLREGSKASFVVEQIKRWKANNIPITCVGTQTHIEIAHETTPQNVRALAKALAELGVTLNITELDIGFSKGSAGKLTEADYAKQGHLYRQFMDVFLEEPNMGEFVIWGLTDAHSWLDEQQGKTEGLLYDKQYNPKPAYDSVMASLKAHPASEVKTPYPESVLNPPKDCGTGNCDDPIAIKTLAKLNNISIHLAGRTLFVTGLALKTATKVDIFDMQGHLVFSAKNVKGNIELSSTPEGLYVIQIRQGVTRLTKRITIK from the coding sequence ATGAAAAAACATCGTATTTCAAAATTTATACTCAGTGCAGCATTTCTTGGCGCAGGCTTCATGAACGCACAAGCCGCTGACGAAACCATTCGTGAGCTCGCCAAGGAACGTGGCCGCTTTATCGGCACCATCTTGAATAGCGAATGGTTCAACGACGCAATTGAACCGGAATTCGAAGAAATTCACAAGACTCAATTCAACGTGGTCGTCGCCGAAAACGAAATGAAGTTCGACGCCACCGAGCCCAAAGAAGACGAATTCAACTTCGAAAAGGGCGACAAGATGGTCAAATACGCACAGGCAAACGGACTCCGCGTTCGTGGACACGCTCTCGCCTGGCACAGCCAAGTTGCAAACTGGGTGAACGACTATAAGGGCCAAAAAGAAAAGTTGCTCGCCGTTCTCAAGAACCACATCACCAAAGTTGTCGGCCACTGGAAAGGCAAAATCGCCGAATGGGATGTGGTGAACGAAGCCGTCAATGACGATTACAATGCCGACTGGCGTTCGACTAACTCCGTTTGGTACGAAGGCATCGGCGCAGAATTTTTGGATTCCGCATTTGTCTGGGCGCACGAAGCCGACCCGGATGCAGAACTCTGCTACAACGATTATTCCATCGAATGGGGCCTCCGCGAAGGATCCAAGGCAAGCTTTGTCGTGGAACAGATCAAGCGCTGGAAAGCAAACAACATTCCTATCACCTGCGTAGGCACACAAACCCACATCGAAATTGCACACGAAACAACTCCGCAAAACGTGCGCGCACTCGCCAAAGCACTTGCAGAACTCGGCGTGACATTGAACATTACCGAACTTGATATCGGATTCTCGAAGGGTTCAGCAGGCAAGCTCACCGAAGCGGACTACGCCAAACAAGGACACTTGTACCGCCAATTCATGGATGTGTTCCTCGAAGAACCGAACATGGGCGAATTCGTGATTTGGGGATTGACCGATGCTCACAGCTGGCTAGACGAACAGCAAGGGAAGACCGAAGGACTTCTTTACGACAAGCAATACAACCCGAAGCCCGCATACGATAGCGTCATGGCAAGTCTCAAGGCGCACCCCGCTTCCGAAGTCAAAACTCCATACCCAGAATCCGTTCTCAACCCGCCCAAAGATTGCGGGACCGGCAACTGCGACGATCCCATCGCCATCAAGACGCTCGCCAAGTTGAACAACATATCTATACACCTCGCCGGACGCACACTGTTCGTAACAGGTTTGGCTTTGAAGACGGCAACAAAGGTTGACATATTCGACATGCAAGGTCACCTTGTATTCAGCGCAAAGAACGTCAAAGGCAACATTGAGCTTTCTTCAACTCCTGAAGGATTATACGTTATTCAAATCCGTCAGGGCGTAACAAGACTTACCAAACGAATCACCATTAAGTAA
- a CDS encoding flavodoxin, with product MSRKLKLSLAMASVVTASVMFAGCNEEQPKAESKTAQSEVQNAPAVKSAKSVVVYYSQTGATKKLAQIFKSTRNADEFELTLVKPYPSTYDSTIAAVRAERESKQWPALVNAKLDVAKYDTVFIGYPIMFGTFTPPIYSFLDANDLSGKVVVPFCTYGSGGRKASAAELKTLEPNANVTLAYGISNKRINAEKGIETATREVEGFFADLATGKTDEILMGGYSGQRPLTADDSAAFAEATKDYAYLNLKPLSVSSQVVAGMNYLFVCEMKAFGGPATQTNVKIFKPLPGQGEAQLIAVEK from the coding sequence ATGTCCCGAAAGCTTAAATTATCACTTGCAATGGCGTCTGTTGTTACTGCATCTGTGATGTTTGCCGGTTGCAATGAGGAACAGCCCAAGGCTGAATCTAAAACGGCACAGTCCGAAGTGCAAAATGCACCTGCCGTAAAATCTGCAAAGTCGGTGGTGGTTTATTATTCGCAGACGGGTGCCACGAAAAAGCTGGCGCAAATTTTCAAGAGCACTCGCAATGCCGATGAATTTGAACTGACGCTTGTAAAACCGTACCCGTCCACTTATGATAGCACGATTGCGGCGGTCCGTGCAGAACGTGAATCCAAACAGTGGCCCGCTCTCGTGAATGCAAAACTCGATGTGGCGAAGTACGATACGGTGTTCATTGGTTACCCGATTATGTTTGGAACGTTCACTCCGCCGATTTACTCGTTCTTGGACGCTAACGATTTGAGCGGCAAGGTCGTGGTGCCGTTCTGCACTTACGGCAGTGGCGGTCGCAAGGCGAGTGCCGCAGAACTCAAGACTCTTGAACCGAACGCCAACGTGACACTCGCTTACGGAATTTCTAACAAGCGAATCAATGCAGAAAAGGGCATTGAAACGGCAACACGTGAAGTTGAAGGCTTCTTTGCAGACCTTGCAACGGGCAAGACCGATGAAATACTCATGGGTGGGTATTCTGGACAGCGCCCGCTCACGGCTGACGATTCCGCTGCTTTTGCCGAAGCGACGAAGGATTACGCTTACCTCAACTTGAAACCGCTCAGCGTATCTTCGCAGGTGGTTGCAGGCATGAACTATCTCTTCGTGTGTGAAATGAAGGCTTTTGGTGGCCCGGCAACGCAGACGAATGTGAAAATTTTCAAGCCGCTCCCGGGTCAGGGCGAAGCCCAGCTCATCGCCGTAGAAAAGTAA
- a CDS encoding carbohydrate-binding domain-containing protein, producing MMLKKLPVIAASAALSFWACGEDGSIMNPNGGAYAPAGTSSSTDAFGIESSSGALDIDVEIWSSSNTAPVIGISSSSVVSPGNIVSSSSVMPGNIVSSSSVVPNVGASSSSNAVPVVSSSSNKAVPGSSESGDNENDNEDARTLDGTQILLKLAGTSATVENNNGCVEIADKSAMITCPGAYYVTGESSDFQVVVNTPGAENEGNTGIYLHNATIKSSNAPILVKNADKTVLHLVKGTTNVVEDGNGNHLFVKVNGAQDTAKAAIYSRDDLNIKGAGTLTVKGKFKNGIQCSNDLKIKNGNITVEAEENAIKGKGSLQISGGMLNLTAKKGDALESDECEEGNDGKCKSFIDGKGIVDIRGGNITIKAGDDGIQAAHYVMVSDSTELSTVKVTSTGKGLVAEKFIYVNGGNINVTADDDALHTKYKVFMNAGDVTISTKDDGIHADSALHLSGSTVNITTAYEGMEAYRIYAEGGVTATFATNDGWNAAGGAKENSGGYSMFSESSGHAVISGGHHYIASKGNMIDVLDANGSAKMTGGVLILEITGQSYENGGMGGGFPGGGGWNMGGGFPGMGGQQGGGNGCPSNMAGGLIDTDTGFEITGGVLLAFGDYSTDTPNCASVSFTSDNYYGTENAAFKPEYHGSTIFYGGDVKSVSQVNIAGMKEFKFPNGKIYMYK from the coding sequence ATGATGTTAAAAAAGTTGCCTGTGATTGCTGCATCTGCAGCTTTGAGCTTTTGGGCATGTGGTGAAGACGGTTCTATTATGAATCCTAATGGCGGGGCGTATGCTCCCGCAGGAACCTCTTCTAGCACTGATGCTTTTGGAATTGAATCTAGTTCCGGCGCTTTAGATATTGATGTTGAAATTTGGAGCTCTAGCAATACAGCCCCAGTTATCGGGATTTCAAGTTCTAGCGTTGTTTCGCCTGGTAATATTGTTTCTAGTTCAAGTGTTATGCCTGGCAATATCGTTTCGAGTTCTAGCGTTGTGCCGAACGTCGGTGCCTCTAGCTCCAGCAATGCCGTCCCTGTTGTGTCGTCGAGTTCTAACAAGGCTGTTCCCGGCAGCTCGGAATCTGGCGATAACGAGAATGACAACGAAGACGCAAGGACTTTGGATGGTACGCAGATTCTCCTGAAACTTGCGGGTACTTCGGCTACTGTCGAAAACAACAATGGTTGCGTTGAAATTGCAGACAAAAGCGCAATGATTACTTGCCCGGGCGCTTACTACGTCACCGGTGAATCTTCTGATTTCCAAGTGGTCGTGAATACTCCGGGTGCCGAAAACGAAGGCAACACGGGCATCTATCTTCACAATGCAACTATCAAGAGCTCCAACGCTCCGATTCTCGTGAAAAATGCTGACAAGACGGTTCTCCATTTGGTCAAGGGTACGACCAACGTGGTTGAAGATGGTAATGGTAATCACTTATTCGTAAAGGTCAATGGTGCTCAGGATACGGCAAAGGCAGCCATTTATTCGAGAGACGATTTGAATATCAAGGGTGCCGGTACTTTGACCGTCAAGGGCAAGTTCAAAAACGGCATCCAGTGCAGTAACGATCTTAAAATCAAGAACGGCAACATCACCGTGGAAGCGGAAGAAAACGCCATCAAGGGCAAGGGTAGTCTCCAGATTTCTGGCGGTATGCTGAATCTCACGGCCAAGAAGGGTGACGCCCTTGAAAGTGACGAATGCGAAGAAGGTAACGATGGCAAGTGCAAGTCCTTTATCGACGGCAAGGGCATTGTCGATATTCGCGGTGGCAACATTACCATTAAAGCGGGTGATGATGGCATTCAGGCTGCTCATTATGTCATGGTGAGCGATTCTACGGAACTGTCAACGGTTAAGGTGACTTCTACAGGCAAGGGCTTGGTGGCTGAAAAGTTCATCTATGTGAACGGTGGTAACATCAATGTGACTGCCGATGACGATGCACTGCATACAAAATACAAAGTCTTCATGAACGCGGGTGACGTGACCATTTCCACGAAGGACGATGGTATCCATGCGGACTCCGCCTTGCACTTGAGCGGTTCCACGGTAAATATTACTACAGCGTACGAAGGCATGGAAGCGTACAGAATCTATGCCGAGGGTGGTGTTACGGCGACATTTGCAACAAATGATGGCTGGAACGCTGCCGGGGGCGCTAAGGAAAATTCGGGCGGATATTCCATGTTCAGTGAATCTAGCGGTCATGCTGTGATTAGCGGCGGTCACCACTATATCGCATCAAAGGGCAACATGATTGACGTGCTCGATGCCAATGGTTCTGCAAAGATGACAGGTGGTGTGTTGATTCTTGAAATTACCGGTCAAAGCTATGAAAATGGCGGTATGGGCGGCGGTTTCCCTGGTGGGGGCGGCTGGAACATGGGTGGCGGTTTCCCGGGTATGGGCGGCCAACAGGGCGGTGGCAATGGATGCCCCTCCAATATGGCGGGCGGTCTCATCGATACGGACACAGGCTTTGAAATTACGGGCGGCGTGCTCCTTGCATTCGGTGACTACTCGACCGACACTCCGAATTGCGCTTCTGTCAGCTTCACGAGTGATAATTACTACGGTACAGAAAATGCAGCTTTCAAGCCGGAATACCATGGCAGCACGATTTTCTACGGTGGTGATGTGAAGTCTGTAAGTCAGGTAAATATCGCCGGTATGAAGGAATTCAAGTTCCCGAACGGCAAGATTTACATGTACAAGTAA